A single genomic interval of Candidatus Eisenbacteria bacterium harbors:
- a CDS encoding DegT/DnrJ/EryC1/StrS family aminotransferase, with translation MNVPFLDLKQQYLSIKEEIDQAIAGVLESCNFILGEPVKELEERIAHYCGVKHGVAVASGTDALYLSLKACGIGPGDEVITSSYSFFASAGTIWNAGAKPVFVDIDPGTFNLDVFQVREKITGKTKALMPVHLFGQCADMRPLLEVAKESGLTVIEDAAQAVGATYQGKRAGSMGTAGCFSFYPSKNLGAYGDGGMVITDDAVVADKVRLLRVHGARPKYFHKVTGINSRLDALQAAVLLVKFRHLDGWSEKRGQNAAVYDRLLGNTEIVIPKVAPGNVSIYNQYVVRIQRREAVREFLKKRGVGTDVYYPLPLHLQECFKDLGYARGQLPHSERASLEALAIPIYSELTLEQQEYVVSALTDALKEAR, from the coding sequence GTGAACGTACCATTCTTGGATTTGAAGCAACAGTACCTTTCGATAAAGGAAGAGATCGACCAAGCAATAGCGGGCGTTCTTGAGAGCTGCAATTTCATTCTCGGCGAACCAGTCAAGGAGCTGGAGGAACGCATCGCGCATTATTGCGGAGTCAAGCACGGCGTGGCAGTGGCCTCCGGTACGGACGCCCTCTACCTTTCTCTGAAGGCATGCGGAATCGGGCCCGGAGACGAGGTCATCACGTCTTCCTACAGCTTCTTCGCATCAGCGGGAACCATCTGGAACGCGGGCGCCAAACCTGTTTTTGTGGACATAGATCCCGGCACCTTCAACCTGGATGTTTTCCAGGTGAGAGAGAAGATTACGGGCAAGACAAAGGCCTTGATGCCCGTCCACCTTTTCGGACAGTGCGCCGACATGAGACCCCTGCTGGAGGTGGCCAAGGAATCCGGACTCACGGTGATAGAGGACGCCGCCCAAGCCGTAGGCGCGACTTATCAAGGAAAGCGGGCGGGCTCGATGGGCACCGCGGGCTGTTTCAGCTTCTATCCCAGCAAGAACCTGGGTGCCTACGGTGACGGAGGAATGGTGATCACCGACGATGCGGTCGTCGCGGACAAGGTCAGGCTGCTGCGTGTACACGGGGCGAGGCCCAAGTACTTCCACAAAGTCACCGGAATCAACAGCCGGCTTGATGCCCTTCAGGCGGCGGTGCTCCTGGTGAAGTTCAGGCACCTGGACGGCTGGAGCGAAAAGCGAGGACAGAATGCCGCCGTGTATGACCGTCTACTTGGCAATACCGAAATTGTGATTCCAAAGGTGGCGCCGGGAAACGTCTCGATCTACAACCAGTATGTTGTAAGGATTCAGAGAAGGGAAGCGGTGAGAGAGTTCCTCAAGAAGAGGGGCGTCGGAACTGACGTTTACTATCCGCTTCCTCTTCACCTTCAGGAGTGCTTCAAGGATCTCGGATACGCGAGGGGACAACTTCCACACTCCGAAAGAGCCTCTCTCGAGGCCCTGGCGATTCCCATTTATTCGGAGCTCACCCTGGAGCAGCAGGAATACGTAGTGTCGGCTCTCACGGACGCTCTCAAGGAAGCGCGATGA
- a CDS encoding DapH/DapD/GlmU-related protein: MERVIHETARIDSSATLGSYLVIGERVVVGPGCVVGNGAVIHADSLVGANVRIDDHAVIGKLPMRGAISILKESCELPPARIGDGCIIGTSAVIYRGAEIGAKVLIADLATVRENVTVGESTIIGRGVTVENLCTIGSYCKLETESYITAYSVLEDYVFIAPQVSTSNDNFVGRTKERLKHFKGVTVKRGGRIGVGAVILPGKVVGEDALVAAGSVVTRDVPSRKIVIGNPARIWKDVPAEQLLENQ; encoded by the coding sequence ATGGAAAGAGTGATTCATGAAACCGCCAGGATAGATTCGAGCGCGACTCTTGGTTCCTATCTTGTGATAGGAGAAAGAGTCGTCGTGGGCCCGGGCTGCGTTGTTGGAAACGGCGCCGTGATTCACGCCGATTCGCTGGTCGGGGCAAACGTCAGGATCGATGACCACGCGGTGATTGGGAAACTCCCGATGCGAGGCGCGATAAGCATTCTGAAGGAAAGTTGCGAGCTTCCTCCTGCAAGGATAGGGGACGGATGCATCATCGGGACTTCGGCTGTCATATACAGGGGCGCCGAAATAGGCGCGAAAGTCCTGATAGCCGACCTTGCAACGGTCAGGGAAAATGTGACAGTGGGGGAATCTACGATTATTGGCAGGGGTGTCACCGTCGAGAATCTCTGCACGATCGGGAGCTACTGCAAACTGGAGACCGAAAGCTACATCACGGCCTATTCGGTTCTTGAGGACTACGTATTCATAGCCCCTCAAGTTTCCACTTCCAACGACAATTTCGTCGGACGCACAAAGGAGAGACTCAAGCACTTCAAGGGAGTCACAGTGAAGAGGGGAGGTAGGATAGGGGTCGGGGCCGTCATCCTGCCCGGCAAGGTCGTCGGAGAGGACGCTCTGGTCGCCGCGGGTTCCGTGGTGACACGAGACGTGCCTTCCAGGAAGATAGTGATCGGCAATCCGGCGAGAATATGGAAGGACGTCCCGGCAGAACAGTTGCTTGAGAATCAATAG
- a CDS encoding glycosyltransferase, protein MKVTLMGHYPPPYGGVAALMKQMEAALSAKGCRVSIFNLGSGRPVGKNVVNFSTNNRALEFFQLSRYVVLSDTDVFHYLSASYRSFWLGAVCIVLARLGSHKIVISFVGGAFKDFVDGLNPVAKGVAKAALNLAHAVVACNSEIEEVLTMLLPRKHILTLSNCFPPLAASSPNLPQTVENFVSSHSPVVCSTGAASTEYGLKSALEAVAMLRKDYPRIGLVLVLTRYGEAPYERELFAAIESLKLGEHVIVEREVPDFISLLKRSDVLLRTALVDGDSVSVREGLFLGLPTVASDTPFRPGGVILFRKGDSVDMAQKLGQALKTEKGRSASVGGVQRESDENVERLLGAYRATLGSDPPAKSCTRANSADRRSGA, encoded by the coding sequence GTGAAAGTGACGCTGATGGGTCATTATCCTCCTCCTTACGGCGGCGTGGCGGCACTGATGAAACAGATGGAGGCCGCCCTTTCCGCGAAAGGCTGTAGGGTGAGCATATTCAATCTTGGCTCGGGCCGGCCCGTCGGAAAGAACGTAGTCAATTTCAGCACCAACAATAGAGCCCTCGAGTTTTTCCAGCTCTCCAGGTACGTTGTTCTTTCCGACACGGACGTTTTTCACTACCTTTCGGCAAGTTACAGATCCTTCTGGCTGGGGGCAGTCTGTATAGTGTTGGCAAGACTCGGGAGCCACAAAATTGTGATCTCGTTTGTCGGAGGTGCTTTCAAAGACTTCGTTGACGGACTTAATCCTGTGGCAAAAGGCGTCGCCAAGGCCGCTCTCAACCTGGCCCACGCGGTGGTTGCCTGTAATTCTGAGATCGAGGAAGTGTTGACGATGCTCTTGCCGCGGAAGCATATCTTGACGCTGAGCAACTGCTTTCCACCTTTGGCGGCGAGTTCGCCGAATCTACCGCAGACGGTCGAGAATTTTGTTTCTTCTCACTCGCCCGTGGTCTGTTCGACGGGGGCCGCCTCTACGGAGTATGGTTTGAAGAGTGCCTTGGAAGCCGTCGCGATGTTGCGGAAGGACTATCCGAGAATAGGTCTCGTTCTTGTCTTGACGAGATACGGAGAAGCTCCTTACGAAAGGGAACTCTTTGCCGCCATTGAATCGCTCAAGCTCGGAGAGCACGTCATCGTGGAAAGAGAAGTTCCGGATTTCATCTCCCTTCTCAAGCGTTCCGATGTTCTGCTCAGAACCGCCCTGGTTGACGGTGACTCCGTGTCTGTGAGAGAGGGCCTTTTTCTCGGGTTACCCACCGTGGCAAGTGACACGCCATTCCGTCCCGGGGGTGTTATCCTGTTTCGTAAGGGAGACTCCGTTGACATGGCACAGAAGCTAGGCCAAGCGCTCAAGACGGAGAAGGGGCGCTCCGCCTCGGTGGGGGGGGTCCAGAGGGAGAGCGACGAGAACGTGGAACGGCTTCTAGGCGCGTACCGTGCTACCCTCGGGTCAGACCCTCCCGCGAAATCGTGCACGCGAGCCAACTCTGCCGACCGCAGGTCGGGCGCATGA
- a CDS encoding sugar phosphate nucleotidyltransferase, with protein MTAVVMAGGLGSRMRPLTYTIPKPLLPIGERPILEIILSQMRKAGFSRVFITTGYQAELVKSYFGNGSRFGIELEYTQEPEVLGTAGALFLLKGRIDEPFLVMNCDILTCLDLRKFYDSHVESSASMTVGAVSYEVQVPYGVLEIRDGDIKAIAEKPRTSHLIVAGIYVMNPEIFDITRPGKTDIPEVIEILIARGKKVAVCEIKERWIDVGKLSDYERANNEFKLWNDL; from the coding sequence ATGACAGCCGTAGTGATGGCAGGTGGTCTGGGTTCGAGGATGAGACCCCTCACCTATACGATTCCCAAGCCGCTTTTGCCCATCGGTGAAAGGCCGATACTGGAGATAATCCTCTCGCAGATGAGAAAGGCCGGTTTTTCCAGGGTGTTCATAACGACCGGCTATCAAGCGGAGCTCGTCAAATCGTACTTCGGGAACGGTTCCCGTTTTGGAATAGAGCTGGAGTATACGCAGGAGCCTGAAGTGCTCGGCACTGCGGGAGCGCTTTTTCTCTTGAAGGGCAGGATAGATGAACCCTTCTTGGTCATGAACTGTGACATCCTGACGTGCCTTGACCTGCGCAAGTTCTATGATTCTCACGTCGAGAGTTCCGCCTCAATGACGGTCGGCGCCGTGAGCTACGAAGTCCAGGTGCCCTACGGTGTGCTTGAGATCAGAGACGGCGACATAAAGGCGATCGCGGAGAAGCCCAGAACCTCTCACCTCATCGTGGCGGGCATATACGTCATGAACCCCGAGATCTTCGACATCACGAGGCCTGGAAAAACAGACATACCCGAAGTGATAGAGATCCTGATTGCTCGGGGGAAGAAGGTGGCGGTGTGCGAGATCAAAGAGCGATGGATTGACGTCGGGAAGCTGAGTGACTACGAGAGGGCAAACAACGAGTTCAAGCTTTGGAACGATCTGTAG
- a CDS encoding GDP-mannose 4,6-dehydratase, whose protein sequence is MRALVTGANGFAGSHLVQLLLGEGWEVLGITNDVRLNPHLNATSGNFTLEEVDICDRRRLVPLVRKFAPERVFHLAAVTLKDVSRVAVDELYRVNVQGTQNLFFSTLEAKLEPFVLVTGSSASYGPLSSVDDRPLAEDSALCPQSIYGASKLAQEVFSASFGTSTGLDVARTRAFNHTGPGEGSHMACSSFARQIAECELGRGSVIEVGNLDSYRDYCDVRDVVQAYLLVATRSRAGEVFNVCSGRAVCMRAIVELLVSMSTKRISVSEDSSRHRAADVSYQRGDYTKIRNTLGWEPRIPLEKSMSDLLDYWRSRLKEDGPNLSSRAAERRTP, encoded by the coding sequence ATGAGAGCCCTGGTAACTGGAGCCAACGGCTTCGCGGGATCTCACCTCGTTCAGCTTCTGCTCGGCGAGGGTTGGGAGGTTCTCGGGATTACTAACGACGTCAGGCTGAATCCTCACTTGAATGCCACTTCGGGCAACTTCACCCTCGAAGAAGTTGATATTTGTGATAGACGAAGGCTGGTTCCGCTTGTGAGGAAATTCGCACCCGAGCGCGTGTTTCATCTCGCTGCCGTCACTCTCAAAGACGTGAGCAGGGTCGCCGTTGACGAGCTCTACCGGGTAAACGTGCAGGGAACTCAGAATCTCTTCTTCTCTACGCTTGAGGCTAAACTTGAGCCTTTCGTCCTAGTCACTGGATCTAGCGCAAGTTACGGTCCACTAAGCTCTGTAGACGACAGGCCGTTGGCCGAAGACAGTGCCCTCTGTCCGCAGAGCATTTACGGTGCAAGCAAGCTGGCTCAAGAGGTCTTCTCCGCCTCGTTTGGCACTAGTACAGGACTCGATGTGGCGCGCACGAGGGCCTTCAATCACACGGGCCCCGGCGAAGGCTCTCACATGGCCTGTTCTTCTTTCGCCAGGCAAATCGCGGAGTGCGAACTGGGACGAGGTTCCGTCATCGAGGTGGGCAATCTGGATTCCTACAGAGACTACTGCGACGTACGAGATGTAGTTCAAGCTTATCTCCTGGTTGCCACAAGATCGCGTGCCGGAGAGGTGTTCAACGTGTGTTCGGGAAGGGCAGTGTGCATGCGCGCAATCGTTGAGCTCCTTGTTTCGATGTCGACGAAGAGGATCAGCGTCTCGGAGGATTCGAGCAGACATAGGGCCGCCGACGTGAGCTATCAACGGGGCGATTACACGAAAATCAGGAATACACTGGGTTGGGAGCCCAGGATTCCTTTGGAGAAGAGCATGTCAGATTTGCTGGACTACTGGCGCAGTAGACTGAAGGAAGACGGACCCAATCTGAGCAGCAGAGCCGCCGAAAGGAGAACGCCGTAA
- a CDS encoding alginate lyase family protein, whose translation MTSLSWKIQRMRMMGPVEIGVRTGREVRNLLEHVLIAAGVSPRSLDAEIPCGQDAAGLLFRGRFFLDPQDELLRARLGGLSARCLEEADDALAHRLSLLGQSYDLGPDIDWQYDYRLGRRCPNRYSSFIDLKDPGLEESIRWVWYFNRHRHLGALGRAYFVTQKKEYAQEILRQLCAWIEQNPPCVGVNWTAPLEIALRLFSWMWAIVPLGSFDGFTPPVQRTVVRSIVLQMRHMFRNLSTYSSANNHLITQGMTLFVVGTLFSGAREADRWRDRGLSILWQEILAQTYSDGVSKEHSLHYHCFVCELYAIALIFAQRNGIEIPGRVKERFAKMCDFVLSVSGKDGKMPAIGDSDDQTVILPSDEKSFFDGLMACASYITGESAFARTLDEIPPEAAFLLGHEGLDRLQGRTHVASDIDGVEARVEKGKYGESHGSRVFSEGGYYVLADKNDGIESRCVLDCGELGLGKTSAHGHADCLSVTMTVNGMDVLIDPGTFTYHSQPAWRAHFRSTNAHNTVTVDGLSQSDMLGPFVWGHGVTPRLEDVAIEAGFDFVVGSHNGYQRLSDPVRHRRVVVFVKPAFLIIVDSLTAKGRHQYEQNFHFAGEASLSTEAGLVRISSLGADLESLFFSPLLARGMGALFSGLEEPIVGWRSRAFWQKEPCQCLSVRGEFRGSLLIESCILSVPSGHSQEHVVSFSNANPEGRGYSLVERKTPLYSETSLINLSGGQVGERRLESDADYLCVREFPASGALELFGRNVGKVLRNGQPILEAPSKFAFIKVRVEEEKVRFEGRGAGTVLVRARQTANVVSSVPIVTCSREGEFIRISSET comes from the coding sequence ATGACAAGTCTGAGCTGGAAGATACAGAGAATGCGGATGATGGGTCCAGTCGAGATAGGCGTAAGGACGGGGAGAGAAGTGCGGAATCTCCTCGAACACGTGCTTATTGCGGCCGGCGTGTCGCCCCGGTCTCTGGACGCCGAAATTCCCTGCGGTCAAGATGCCGCGGGCCTTCTCTTCCGGGGAAGATTCTTCCTTGATCCGCAGGACGAGCTTCTGCGGGCACGGTTGGGTGGTCTCAGCGCTCGCTGTCTCGAAGAGGCAGACGACGCACTGGCCCATCGGCTGTCTCTGTTGGGACAGAGCTACGACCTCGGTCCTGACATTGACTGGCAGTACGACTATCGCCTGGGCCGTAGATGTCCAAATCGTTACAGCAGTTTCATAGACTTGAAGGACCCCGGTCTTGAAGAGTCAATACGGTGGGTGTGGTACTTCAACAGGCATAGACACCTCGGAGCTCTGGGCCGGGCTTACTTCGTTACGCAGAAAAAGGAGTACGCCCAGGAGATCTTGCGCCAGCTTTGCGCGTGGATAGAACAGAATCCTCCGTGCGTAGGCGTAAACTGGACCGCCCCGCTTGAGATAGCACTCAGGTTGTTCTCCTGGATGTGGGCGATCGTTCCCCTGGGGAGCTTCGACGGCTTTACGCCGCCGGTCCAGAGGACCGTCGTGCGTTCGATCGTGCTTCAGATGAGACACATGTTCAGAAACCTCTCCACCTACTCTTCGGCGAACAACCACCTGATCACACAAGGGATGACGCTGTTTGTGGTCGGCACGTTATTCTCAGGCGCGCGCGAGGCGGATAGATGGAGGGACAGGGGGCTTTCTATTCTCTGGCAAGAAATCCTGGCGCAGACCTACTCCGACGGGGTGAGCAAGGAGCATTCTCTGCATTACCACTGCTTCGTGTGCGAACTGTACGCAATCGCGCTGATTTTCGCGCAGAGAAACGGAATCGAGATCCCGGGCAGAGTCAAGGAGCGATTTGCCAAGATGTGCGATTTTGTTCTGAGTGTGTCGGGCAAAGACGGGAAGATGCCCGCCATCGGCGACTCGGATGACCAGACAGTAATCCTGCCCTCCGACGAGAAGAGTTTTTTCGACGGGCTCATGGCCTGCGCAAGCTACATTACCGGGGAGAGCGCGTTTGCCCGAACGTTAGACGAGATTCCTCCGGAGGCGGCCTTTCTCCTGGGTCACGAAGGTCTGGATCGACTTCAGGGCAGAACGCATGTCGCGTCTGACATCGACGGCGTCGAGGCTCGAGTCGAGAAGGGAAAGTACGGAGAGAGTCACGGTTCCAGAGTCTTCTCGGAGGGCGGCTACTACGTGCTTGCCGACAAGAACGACGGCATAGAGAGCCGTTGCGTCCTTGATTGCGGTGAGCTCGGACTCGGGAAAACCTCTGCCCACGGCCACGCAGACTGTCTTTCCGTCACGATGACCGTGAACGGAATGGACGTCCTGATCGATCCCGGTACGTTCACCTATCACAGTCAGCCCGCGTGGAGAGCGCATTTCAGATCTACAAACGCTCACAACACTGTCACGGTAGACGGGCTCAGCCAGTCCGACATGCTGGGACCCTTTGTGTGGGGACACGGAGTCACTCCGAGACTCGAAGACGTGGCGATCGAAGCCGGTTTTGATTTCGTTGTGGGTTCTCATAACGGATATCAACGGCTTTCCGACCCCGTGAGGCACAGGAGAGTCGTTGTCTTCGTCAAGCCGGCCTTTCTAATAATAGTGGATTCATTGACCGCGAAGGGTCGGCATCAATACGAGCAGAACTTTCATTTCGCCGGCGAGGCCTCTTTGTCCACCGAAGCCGGCCTCGTTCGGATCTCGTCTCTCGGCGCAGATCTGGAATCGCTGTTTTTTTCTCCGCTTCTTGCGAGGGGAATGGGCGCGCTCTTCTCCGGTCTGGAGGAGCCCATCGTGGGCTGGCGCTCTCGAGCGTTCTGGCAGAAAGAGCCGTGCCAATGCCTTTCTGTGAGGGGAGAATTCAGGGGATCTCTGCTTATCGAAAGCTGCATTCTGAGTGTTCCGTCGGGTCATTCACAGGAACACGTTGTCTCGTTCTCGAATGCGAATCCGGAGGGACGAGGCTACAGTCTCGTCGAGAGAAAGACGCCACTCTACTCGGAAACCTCACTGATAAACCTGAGCGGGGGACAAGTGGGTGAGAGACGTCTGGAGTCTGACGCAGACTACTTGTGCGTGCGCGAGTTTCCCGCAAGCGGAGCACTGGAACTCTTTGGGAGAAACGTGGGAAAGGTTTTGCGCAACGGCCAACCCATTCTCGAGGCCCCCAGTAAGTTTGCCTTTATCAAGGTGAGAGTCGAGGAAGAGAAGGTCAGATTCGAAGGCAGAGGCGCCGGCACGGTTCTGGTGCGTGCGCGGCAGACCGCCAACGTCGTCTCGTCCGTGCCGATCGTGACCTGCTCGAGAGAAGGGGAGTTCATAAGAATTTCCTCCGAGACATAG
- a CDS encoding Gfo/Idh/MocA family oxidoreductase: MHEKLRIAIAGMGEMGMVRAVIAKGLSQYELACVIDSRGTFARLAGKQLGVGHYSSYEKAGSAKEFDALIISTPLESHYELGMQAVRDGKHVFCEKPLAGSSTRAIEMHREAAERRVTAQVGYNWRFYVTFRRAKEILDGGALGELKYVRLAVYKSEVTKPEEKSEKRNREERFGIYGALAVHGLDLLLWYAGKPASLSAQTSRVFSSGLSDLISAVCRFDNGVHGVIDLGWSHHGFVEKDELSLYLTGTLGSMNVNSDCIEMYLERECGGFPCGDSITYASEIPYHTEFWFTHRGLSHEMEAFARAALQRTDASPSWYDGYLVDRLVETLEESGKSRKIISPVIEESE; the protein is encoded by the coding sequence ATGCACGAGAAACTGAGGATTGCTATTGCCGGAATGGGTGAGATGGGAATGGTCAGGGCGGTCATTGCCAAAGGCCTTTCTCAATACGAGCTGGCGTGTGTGATCGACTCTCGCGGGACCTTCGCCCGCCTTGCGGGAAAGCAGCTGGGCGTCGGCCACTACTCCAGTTATGAGAAGGCCGGTTCCGCAAAAGAGTTCGACGCCTTGATAATCTCCACGCCGCTAGAGTCTCACTATGAACTTGGAATGCAGGCGGTCCGCGACGGCAAGCATGTTTTCTGCGAGAAGCCGCTCGCGGGAAGCTCCACGCGCGCCATCGAAATGCACAGAGAGGCTGCCGAGCGCCGCGTGACGGCGCAAGTGGGGTACAACTGGCGTTTCTACGTGACCTTCAGAAGGGCCAAAGAGATTCTCGACGGAGGCGCTCTGGGCGAGCTCAAGTACGTCAGGCTGGCGGTCTACAAGAGTGAAGTCACAAAACCTGAAGAAAAGAGCGAGAAAAGAAACAGGGAAGAGCGATTTGGAATCTACGGTGCGCTTGCGGTCCACGGGCTCGACCTCCTCCTGTGGTATGCCGGAAAACCGGCCAGCCTGAGCGCGCAGACCTCACGCGTGTTCAGCTCCGGGCTTTCGGACCTGATCTCCGCAGTTTGTAGGTTCGACAACGGAGTGCACGGAGTGATAGACCTCGGGTGGAGTCACCACGGATTCGTCGAGAAGGACGAGCTGTCCCTCTATCTCACGGGAACACTGGGTTCCATGAACGTGAATTCGGACTGCATAGAGATGTACCTGGAGAGAGAATGTGGAGGCTTCCCGTGCGGTGACTCGATCACGTATGCGTCGGAGATTCCATATCACACAGAGTTCTGGTTTACGCACAGGGGGCTGTCCCACGAGATGGAGGCGTTCGCGCGCGCTGCTCTTCAGCGTACCGACGCCAGCCCTTCGTGGTACGACGGTTATCTCGTGGACAGACTCGTTGAAACGTTGGAGGAATCCGGCAAGAGCAGGAAGATAATCTCACCCGTGATTGAGGAGTCAGAATGA
- a CDS encoding glycosyltransferase — protein MTRILIVKPTLPYPPDQGTKIVTFNLLKLLSTHFEVSLVCGLLNRDDESKAENLRPYCKNVFTFLLPNRKSLAHSAYYKALYKTKTFLTGFPLEAYYCSSPELSRMVARVTRSSEYDVALFEYWFTANAARFAEVPCRVLLEHDVDFLRLQRRLTVTRGFWKKRSMERTLSTVRNREVRAYSEFDRVLALSGTDSVLVEKLAGIRGVSEQLPVMVDCRKYLPRHEGKIPSSIVFLGALDADFNVDALEFFCREIFPRVRAEVSGARLFIVGRRPPVSVQKLADGERIVLSADVPDIAPYVGRCMVQVVPLRFGGGVRIRTLEGMAMGMPVVSTTIGADGITAVPGRDLLLADTPRDFAAGVCEILRSPLLGRRLGERAREFVVGEHSERVVETRVVEIFQRLAEQAKQKREYISRRAEEVAR, from the coding sequence ATGACAAGAATATTGATAGTCAAACCCACGTTGCCCTATCCGCCTGACCAGGGCACGAAGATCGTCACCTTCAATCTGCTCAAGTTGCTTTCGACGCATTTTGAGGTAAGTCTGGTCTGCGGTCTGTTGAACAGAGACGATGAATCCAAGGCGGAGAATCTCAGGCCGTACTGCAAGAATGTTTTTACGTTCCTTCTGCCCAACAGAAAAAGTCTGGCACACTCTGCCTACTACAAGGCGCTCTACAAGACCAAGACGTTCTTGACAGGCTTTCCCCTCGAAGCCTACTACTGCAGTTCTCCAGAGCTTTCTCGGATGGTTGCCCGGGTGACCCGTTCCTCAGAATACGACGTCGCACTGTTCGAGTACTGGTTTACGGCAAACGCTGCGCGTTTTGCAGAAGTGCCGTGCAGGGTGCTTCTGGAGCATGACGTTGACTTTCTCAGGTTACAGAGAAGACTCACCGTCACCCGGGGTTTCTGGAAGAAGCGCAGCATGGAGAGGACTCTGTCGACCGTGAGAAACAGGGAGGTACGTGCCTATTCGGAGTTTGACAGGGTACTCGCGCTTTCGGGAACGGACAGCGTCCTTGTCGAGAAGCTAGCTGGGATAAGGGGGGTCTCTGAGCAACTGCCAGTGATGGTGGACTGCCGCAAGTACCTTCCGAGGCACGAAGGAAAGATTCCCTCGTCGATCGTCTTTCTGGGAGCCTTGGATGCCGACTTCAACGTCGACGCCTTGGAGTTCTTCTGTCGCGAGATATTTCCACGCGTTCGAGCTGAAGTCTCTGGAGCCAGGCTCTTCATCGTTGGCCGCAGGCCACCGGTGTCTGTCCAGAAGCTCGCGGACGGGGAGCGAATCGTCCTTTCGGCAGACGTGCCCGACATAGCCCCCTACGTCGGCCGTTGTATGGTTCAGGTCGTGCCGTTGCGCTTCGGAGGGGGCGTGAGGATCAGGACCCTTGAAGGCATGGCGATGGGAATGCCCGTCGTGAGCACGACGATCGGAGCGGACGGGATAACCGCCGTTCCGGGAAGGGATCTGCTTCTGGCGGACACGCCTCGCGATTTCGCGGCCGGAGTCTGCGAGATTCTGCGCAGTCCACTTCTGGGACGGAGACTTGGGGAGAGAGCGAGGGAGTTTGTGGTTGGGGAACACAGTGAACGCGTGGTGGAGACGCGCGTCGTGGAGATATTCCAGAGGCTGGCGGAGCAGGCCAAACAGAAAAGAGAATACATAAGCCGGAGAGCCGAGGAGGTCGCCCGGTGA
- a CDS encoding GDP-mannose 4,6-dehydratase translates to MNWQEQKVLVTGAGGFIGSHLVERLVSLKASVRAFVRYSSKGTYGHIDSFAPQTREKIEIVAGDLRDPEALRAASKDVTVIFHLGALVAIPYSYVHPVEVVETNVIGTLNVLCAARSCGVRQVVHTSTSEVYGTARYVPIDEKHPLCGQSPYSASKIGADQLAESFFRSFELPVAIIRPFNTYGPRQSARAVIPSVITQVISRGTVYVGATHPTRDLTFVDDTVEAFIKIAETPEAIGKVTNVGSGRETTIRELVDMICSIVGKDAKVIFDPARLRPPRSEVERLLADTSRMRELTGWQPSVSLEDGLRKTVDWISDHFSLYRPDVYAI, encoded by the coding sequence ATGAACTGGCAAGAGCAGAAGGTTCTCGTAACAGGCGCGGGAGGTTTCATAGGAAGCCATCTTGTTGAGCGACTCGTGTCCCTGAAGGCCTCGGTGAGAGCGTTCGTTCGTTACAGCTCGAAAGGCACTTACGGACACATTGATAGCTTCGCCCCGCAGACAAGAGAGAAGATCGAAATCGTCGCAGGTGATTTGAGAGATCCCGAAGCCTTGAGGGCGGCCTCCAAAGATGTAACGGTGATATTCCACCTGGGAGCTCTCGTGGCGATCCCGTATTCCTACGTGCATCCCGTCGAGGTCGTGGAGACAAACGTTATCGGGACACTGAACGTGCTTTGCGCCGCCAGAAGTTGTGGGGTCAGGCAGGTCGTTCACACTTCCACGAGCGAGGTGTACGGGACCGCGCGATACGTCCCCATTGACGAGAAGCATCCTCTCTGTGGCCAGTCGCCCTACTCGGCGAGCAAGATAGGCGCAGACCAACTGGCGGAGAGTTTCTTCAGGTCGTTCGAGCTTCCCGTTGCGATCATACGCCCATTCAACACGTACGGACCGCGACAGTCCGCCAGGGCCGTCATCCCCTCGGTGATAACCCAGGTCATTTCGCGCGGCACTGTCTACGTGGGAGCCACGCACCCAACTCGCGACCTGACGTTTGTCGATGACACCGTCGAGGCGTTCATCAAGATCGCCGAGACTCCGGAAGCGATAGGGAAGGTCACAAACGTGGGCTCAGGCAGGGAAACCACCATAAGGGAGCTTGTCGACATGATTTGCTCCATAGTCGGCAAGGATGCCAAAGTCATCTTTGATCCTGCGCGGCTAAGGCCTCCCAGGAGCGAGGTCGAAAGGTTGCTCGCAGACACAAGCCGCATGAGAGAACTCACGGGCTGGCAGCCGTCCGTCTCTCTGGAGGACGGTTTGCGTAAGACGGTCGACTGGATATCGGATCATTTCTCACTGTACAGGCCCGACGTGTACGCCATCTAG